A region of Salinibacter sp. 10B DNA encodes the following proteins:
- a CDS encoding flippase encodes MGLQTLWSYGSGETFFGNGFQYIGPLKHQVKTLTDGVHTLRSQATDNVQSWWSRLLPGFLQRRIRDSPTLRKILGNTSWLMFERIVNMTVRFLVGVWVIRYLGPEKYGVYSYALSFVGLFTVVTTLGLDGIVVRNLSSKKWSEGKVMGTAFALRMVAGVLTIGVVAATIFSVSDEWITQIAVLVVSVELVFKSADVFKLWFKSEIKSKYPVWVRSGVTVLYAGSQIACILAGFSVLAFVILVVVQTGLKVIGTYLMYRHVPEKGNPPWKFEWTTARQMMRDAWPLIFAGLSVAVYMKIDQVMIGEMVGESAVGIYATAVKVSELWYFIPTAIAGSVFPKIVTSKENASEEVYQKRMQAFYDILALLSYVIVIPMTLVAEPLVGLVFGAEYSESGSILKVHIWAFLFVSLGAGRGKWLVTENFTRFSMITAVVGAIVNVGLNYILIPSYAGTGAAWATLISQVVAVFLSCLIWRRLHGVFVQMGKALFVPFRIRSVIRNNFGNELVTGSDSGDSLK; translated from the coding sequence GTGGGCTTACAAACATTATGGTCCTATGGCTCAGGCGAGACGTTTTTTGGAAATGGTTTCCAATATATAGGACCATTGAAGCATCAAGTCAAAACTCTAACCGACGGGGTACACACTTTGCGCAGTCAAGCGACTGATAATGTGCAGTCTTGGTGGAGTCGGTTGCTACCTGGATTCCTCCAGCGCAGGATTAGGGACAGTCCGACTCTGCGAAAGATTCTCGGAAATACAAGTTGGCTAATGTTCGAACGGATCGTGAATATGACGGTCCGTTTCCTAGTGGGTGTGTGGGTTATCCGCTATTTGGGTCCCGAAAAATACGGTGTGTACAGTTATGCGCTGAGTTTTGTAGGGCTATTTACGGTGGTGACCACACTTGGGCTTGACGGCATTGTTGTGCGAAATTTGTCGAGCAAAAAGTGGAGTGAAGGTAAGGTGATGGGGACGGCGTTTGCGTTGCGTATGGTGGCCGGCGTGCTCACGATTGGAGTAGTGGCGGCAACGATCTTTTCGGTCAGTGATGAATGGATCACTCAGATCGCAGTCCTAGTCGTCTCTGTAGAACTGGTGTTCAAGTCCGCTGATGTCTTTAAGCTATGGTTTAAATCTGAGATCAAATCGAAGTACCCTGTTTGGGTCCGCAGTGGAGTGACGGTCCTTTATGCGGGATCGCAGATTGCCTGTATCCTCGCAGGATTCTCAGTGCTCGCATTTGTTATCCTTGTGGTGGTGCAGACTGGACTCAAAGTAATTGGGACGTATCTGATGTATCGGCACGTACCAGAAAAAGGAAATCCACCGTGGAAATTTGAATGGACGACAGCTCGACAAATGATGAGGGATGCTTGGCCTCTGATCTTTGCGGGCCTTTCAGTTGCTGTGTATATGAAGATCGACCAAGTGATGATAGGGGAAATGGTCGGAGAATCGGCTGTGGGGATTTACGCAACCGCCGTTAAGGTGTCAGAACTTTGGTATTTCATCCCAACTGCAATTGCGGGGTCGGTTTTTCCAAAGATTGTGACCTCAAAAGAAAATGCCTCTGAGGAGGTGTATCAAAAGCGGATGCAGGCCTTCTACGATATACTCGCACTCCTTAGCTACGTTATCGTCATCCCGATGACTCTTGTTGCTGAGCCCCTTGTCGGTTTAGTATTCGGGGCAGAATACTCTGAGTCCGGGTCTATCCTCAAAGTCCACATTTGGGCATTTCTGTTTGTTTCATTGGGAGCAGGAAGAGGAAAGTGGCTTGTAACAGAGAACTTTACTCGTTTCTCAATGATCACTGCTGTTGTAGGGGCGATTGTAAATGTCGGGCTCAATTATATTCTCATTCCTAGCTACGCTGGAACAGGGGCTGCTTGGGCGACTCTGATATCACAGGTTGTTGCTGTGTTTCTCTCCTGTCTGATTTGGCGACGGCTTCACGGCGTGTTTGTACAGATGGGAAAAGCACTATTTGTGCCGTTCCGAATTCGGTCGGTTATTCGGAATAATTTTGGAAACGAACTCGTTACAGGGTCAGATTCCGGAGACTCATTGAAGTAG
- a CDS encoding Wzz/FepE/Etk N-terminal domain-containing protein has protein sequence MNDSAPQGQTEGSTDPTSPDNEALGRRRPREDEVSLLDILLVLTRNKTLIVRTMLVFTLLGVTYAMLAPEEFTSEARVVREAQEGGGGGLPGGLSGGLAGGALSGLGMSLGGTASGLTPAAYPDVLQSREVRLAVVRDTFRFPDVEKRMTYVEYVNRPAGSLSTVLDYTLWLPWTLKGLLGKAVSGSPAPAGMTDTGELMIPSEEEDAALKSISNKISASVDEETGLMTISVTAGGPQLAASVAESFLDHFSTRVREIRTEKVRERLEFVEGRFEEAEQELEAAEERLAQFLERNQNPTTASLQFRRDRLQRQVSFKEQLYSELQSQLTQTRLDLQRRQPVVTVVEKPLPPMNRSAPQRTLIVLLYLTLGGLIGIGGAFVSFFIGNIKDSQRRKKVCEIKRSIPIS, from the coding sequence ATGAATGACTCTGCACCGCAAGGCCAGACCGAGGGCAGTACCGACCCCACCTCACCGGATAATGAGGCGTTAGGGCGCAGGAGACCTCGGGAAGACGAGGTGTCACTACTAGACATCCTGCTTGTCCTGACACGAAACAAGACACTCATCGTGCGGACGATGCTTGTCTTCACGCTGTTGGGGGTAACGTACGCTATGCTCGCGCCGGAAGAGTTTACCTCGGAGGCACGAGTTGTGCGTGAGGCACAGGAGGGAGGGGGGGGAGGGCTACCCGGTGGACTGTCTGGAGGATTGGCGGGAGGGGCGCTTTCCGGGCTTGGCATGAGTTTGGGGGGGACGGCCAGTGGCCTCACGCCTGCGGCCTACCCCGACGTGTTGCAGAGTCGCGAGGTGCGATTGGCTGTGGTACGGGACACGTTTCGGTTTCCAGATGTCGAGAAGCGGATGACGTATGTGGAATACGTGAATCGTCCGGCTGGGTCGCTGAGCACCGTTCTGGACTACACACTGTGGCTGCCGTGGACGTTGAAGGGATTGTTGGGAAAGGCAGTTTCCGGGTCTCCTGCTCCGGCGGGCATGACGGACACAGGGGAGCTGATGATCCCGAGCGAAGAGGAAGACGCGGCCCTGAAATCGATCTCGAACAAGATTTCGGCGTCGGTTGACGAGGAGACGGGCCTCATGACGATCTCGGTGACAGCTGGTGGACCACAGTTAGCAGCTTCAGTGGCAGAAAGCTTTCTTGATCACTTCTCGACGCGTGTGCGCGAGATCCGGACGGAGAAGGTGCGCGAGCGTCTTGAGTTTGTAGAAGGACGATTTGAGGAGGCGGAGCAAGAATTGGAGGCAGCCGAAGAACGACTGGCGCAGTTTTTGGAGCGAAATCAGAATCCAACTACGGCGTCCCTTCAGTTTAGGCGTGATCGGCTGCAGCGGCAGGTGAGTTTTAAAGAACAGCTCTACAGCGAACTCCAGAGCCAACTCACTCAAACACGGCTTGATCTGCAGCGGCGGCAGCCGGTGGTGACTGTGGTGGAGAAGCCGCTTCCTCCGATGAATCGGAGTGCACCACAACGTACGTTGATTGTACTGCTGTATTTGACCCTTGGGGGACTCATCGGAATAGGGGGAGCATTCGTTTCCTTTTTTATCGGCAATATAAAGGATTCACAAAGGAGGAAAAAAGTCTGTGAGATAAAAAGAAGTATACCTATTAGTTAG
- the gmd gene encoding GDP-mannose 4,6-dehydratase, which yields MPTDKEVTSKIPEDRAGADRPVALITGVTGQDGSYLAELLLEKGYEVHGIKRRASQFNTDRIDHIYTDPHEEDVDFFLHYGDLTDSTNLIRIVQETQPDEIYNLAAQSHVQVSFDTPEYTAEVDALGTLRLLEAIRILDLTEKTRFYQASTSELYGEVQEVPQTEETPFYPRSPYAAAKLYAYWIVVNYREAYGIHASNGILFNHESPRRGETFVTRKITRAAARIQAGLQEKTYLGNLDAERDWGHARDYVEGMWRMLQQEEPEDYVLATGRTTTVRRFCEMAFEAAGMELVWEGSDEDEVGYDAESGRPVVEIDPRYYRPTEVHQLLGKAEKAREELGWTPSRSLEQLAEEMVNRDMEDAREEIVVQKNG from the coding sequence ATGCCAACCGACAAAGAAGTCACGAGCAAAATTCCGGAGGACCGCGCGGGCGCAGACCGCCCGGTGGCCCTGATCACCGGTGTTACTGGGCAGGACGGCTCCTACCTCGCAGAGCTCCTTCTGGAGAAGGGCTACGAGGTGCACGGCATCAAGCGCCGGGCCTCGCAGTTCAACACCGACCGGATCGACCACATCTACACCGATCCCCACGAGGAGGACGTCGACTTTTTCCTTCACTACGGGGACCTGACCGACTCGACGAACCTGATCCGGATCGTGCAGGAGACCCAGCCGGACGAGATCTACAACCTGGCGGCCCAGAGCCACGTGCAGGTCAGCTTCGACACGCCGGAGTACACCGCGGAGGTCGACGCGCTGGGCACGCTTCGGCTGTTGGAGGCGATCCGGATCCTGGACCTGACGGAGAAGACGCGCTTCTACCAGGCCTCCACGTCGGAGCTTTACGGGGAGGTGCAGGAGGTGCCCCAGACCGAGGAGACGCCCTTCTATCCGCGCAGCCCGTACGCGGCAGCGAAGCTCTATGCCTACTGGATCGTGGTCAACTACCGGGAGGCCTACGGCATTCACGCCTCCAACGGCATCCTCTTCAACCACGAGAGCCCGCGGCGGGGGGAGACCTTCGTCACGCGGAAGATCACGCGGGCGGCGGCTCGCATTCAGGCCGGCCTGCAGGAGAAGACCTACCTCGGGAATTTGGATGCGGAGCGGGACTGGGGCCACGCCCGCGACTACGTGGAGGGGATGTGGCGGATGCTTCAGCAGGAGGAGCCGGAGGACTACGTGTTGGCGACCGGGCGGACGACGACGGTGCGGCGGTTTTGCGAGATGGCCTTCGAGGCGGCGGGGATGGAGCTCGTGTGGGAGGGCTCCGACGAGGACGAGGTCGGGTACGACGCGGAGAGCGGGCGGCCGGTCGTGGAGATCGACCCGCGCTACTACCGCCCGACGGAGGTGCATCAGCTGCTGGGCAAGGCCGAAAAGGCGCGCGAAGAGCTGGGCTGGACGCCCTCCCGCTCGCTGGAGCAACTGGCCGAAGAAATGGTCAACCGCGACATGGAAGACGCGCGAGAAGAAATCGTTGTTCAGAAGAATGGGTGA
- a CDS encoding GDP-L-fucose synthase, protein MKLESPDAKIYVAGHRGMVGRAIWSHLEEAGYTNLIGRSSEALDLRDPQATRAFFEEEQPDFVVLAAARVGGILANDRYPADFIGDNLAIEQSVIQAAHETGVDRLIFLGSTCIYPKHADQPMSEESLLTGPLEPTNQWYAVAKIAGHKLCEAYHRQHGDDMLTLMPTNLYGPGDDFDLETSHVLPALLRKAHEAKGAAPDGSDAPVTLWGTGEPKREFLYAQDLADAVRFVLETPEEAIREVAPEGMLNVGVGEDLSINDLMALIQEVVGHDGPIEHDPSKPDGTPRKLVDTSRLDALGWEAETSLREGLQNTYDWYRKHEGGIVAA, encoded by the coding sequence ATGAAGCTGGAGTCTCCAGACGCAAAAATCTACGTTGCGGGCCACCGGGGGATGGTGGGGCGGGCCATCTGGTCGCACCTGGAAGAGGCCGGCTACACGAACCTCATCGGGCGCTCCTCCGAGGCACTGGACCTGCGGGACCCGCAGGCGACGCGGGCGTTTTTTGAGGAGGAGCAGCCGGACTTTGTGGTGTTGGCCGCGGCGCGCGTCGGCGGCATTTTGGCCAACGACCGCTACCCGGCAGACTTTATTGGGGACAACCTCGCGATCGAGCAGTCAGTCATTCAGGCCGCGCACGAAACGGGTGTTGATCGGCTGATTTTTCTGGGCTCGACCTGCATCTACCCGAAGCACGCCGACCAGCCGATGTCGGAGGAGAGCCTCTTGACCGGCCCGCTGGAGCCGACGAACCAGTGGTACGCGGTGGCCAAGATTGCCGGGCACAAGCTGTGCGAGGCTTACCACCGCCAGCACGGGGACGACATGTTGACCCTGATGCCGACCAACCTTTATGGGCCGGGCGACGACTTCGACCTGGAGACGAGCCACGTGCTGCCGGCGCTGTTGCGGAAGGCCCACGAGGCGAAGGGCGCCGCGCCGGACGGCTCGGACGCGCCGGTGACGCTCTGGGGCACCGGTGAGCCGAAGCGGGAGTTTCTCTACGCGCAGGATCTGGCCGATGCGGTGCGCTTTGTGCTGGAGACGCCGGAGGAGGCGATTCGGGAGGTGGCGCCGGAGGGCATGCTGAACGTGGGGGTTGGGGAGGACCTTTCGATCAACGACCTGATGGCCCTGATCCAGGAGGTGGTCGGCCACGACGGGCCGATTGAACACGACCCCTCGAAGCCGGACGGCACCCCGCGGAAGCTGGTGGACACGAGCCGCCTGGACGCGCTCGGCTGGGAGGCGGAGACCTCGCTTCGAGAGGGCCTCCAGAACACCTACGACTGGTACCGGAAGCACGAAGGCGGGATTGTTGCCGCCTAG
- a CDS encoding SLBB domain-containing protein codes for MQRVGAGLCLVLLAFFVAGPVSAQQQEDLPEAAQEELEQRGMTVEQAQQRLRQLGLDPSRPQEAARRARQLGVPPARVQALLQAARARQDTTGTDSLGAQIPVNPPFPVLAGTPRIEPDSIASEELPVDVEVSVPLRSRNRIQIVQPGFLTAGGDSVRLRNVQRVRGSVIEGTWRGDITIPADSSAGTWTLFVGASTQDTTVTLATGRKITIFPEGEFPERDSARADRDTLKYFGYDTFDTIPEAFTPQPTGPTDGSYIVGPQDELRLTVWGGAQFTYELQVDRAGRVTVPNVGQFTVAGKSMDDLRQEMKRWLSRSYSGLTSDPPTVFMDLSLTRVRPSQIFVLGEVAQPGGYMVSSYATVFNALYSVGGPLRRGTLRNLKVIREGELVSNVDLYDYLLKGYSTNSVQLRTGDHIFVPPRGKTVAITGAVKRPAYYEMREGETVADLLEFAGGLKPKAYAKRFQIERIVPFSERESPSVARKVIDADLQAVRSDSAQVSLADGDRVRILSLTEAKDPAVKAEIEAVQVTGAVFQPGQYELGQNVRTVKDLIEQADGLTGDAYREQSDLVRIDDSLTQTARSLDLEAVMADQPQANLVLQPGDSLHVASVQKMRADRTVEITGQVRDPGSYRFREGMTVRSLLRKGGGLTDEEYLKGVFLGRADLFRVSANGEKERVIPFHLGDALDGEGMASRTLRPDDEIRIYPATVERLDEKFVQVSGAVRDTGRYTYRDNMTLKDLILQANGFTEGASLQEVEVTRMVEKKGQETLRANTISVPLVEEGTDPEDVDFSVGDTTEALQAAAAFRLQHRDRVFVRKDPSFQPQQTVTVRGEVRYPGEYTLLQNKERLSSVIERAGGIRSSGYLKGGRLLRETEGSEDFFARRSGEQVIVEMKRAVQGDPEEDVIVQPGDEIVIPTQPNTVAIRGNVANEGLLKHEEGRRVEYYLERAGGVRPNTEAIFLTQASGATFQVDAGWFRRTPTVDDGAVIRVEKEPEREEPIDYSEIASNVTSILSSALTVLVLATRVFN; via the coding sequence ATGCAACGCGTCGGCGCCGGACTTTGTCTCGTTCTCTTGGCTTTCTTCGTCGCTGGGCCGGTCTCGGCGCAGCAGCAGGAAGATCTTCCGGAGGCAGCCCAAGAAGAACTCGAACAGCGGGGGATGACCGTTGAGCAAGCCCAGCAGCGCCTCCGCCAGCTGGGCCTCGATCCATCGCGCCCACAGGAGGCCGCGCGCCGTGCGCGCCAGTTGGGCGTGCCGCCGGCCCGTGTGCAGGCCCTTTTGCAGGCGGCCCGGGCCCGTCAGGACACCACCGGAACCGACTCGCTCGGGGCCCAGATTCCCGTCAACCCGCCGTTTCCTGTACTGGCGGGGACGCCGCGGATTGAGCCCGACAGTATTGCGTCTGAGGAACTGCCCGTGGACGTAGAGGTGAGCGTGCCGCTCCGCAGTCGAAATCGCATCCAGATCGTGCAGCCCGGGTTTCTCACGGCAGGGGGCGACTCCGTGCGGCTCCGCAACGTGCAGCGGGTGCGCGGTTCCGTGATTGAGGGCACCTGGCGCGGCGACATCACCATTCCGGCGGACTCCAGTGCCGGGACGTGGACCCTCTTTGTTGGAGCGTCGACGCAGGACACGACCGTCACGCTGGCCACAGGCCGAAAGATCACCATTTTCCCAGAGGGCGAATTTCCGGAGCGTGACTCGGCCCGGGCCGACAGGGACACCCTGAAGTACTTCGGCTACGACACGTTCGACACCATTCCGGAGGCGTTCACCCCGCAGCCGACCGGGCCCACCGACGGCAGCTACATCGTGGGGCCGCAGGACGAGTTGCGGCTTACGGTGTGGGGCGGCGCCCAGTTTACGTACGAACTGCAGGTCGACCGGGCGGGTCGGGTGACGGTGCCCAACGTCGGACAGTTTACGGTGGCCGGCAAGTCGATGGATGACTTACGGCAGGAAATGAAGAGGTGGCTCTCCCGGAGCTACTCCGGGCTCACGAGCGATCCGCCCACGGTGTTCATGGATCTCAGCCTGACCCGGGTCCGGCCGTCGCAGATCTTTGTGTTGGGCGAGGTGGCCCAGCCGGGGGGCTACATGGTGAGCAGCTACGCGACTGTCTTTAATGCCCTTTACAGTGTGGGCGGCCCCCTTCGCCGAGGGACACTTCGCAACCTGAAGGTGATTCGAGAGGGGGAGCTCGTTTCCAACGTGGACCTCTACGACTATCTGCTGAAGGGGTATAGCACGAACTCCGTCCAACTGCGAACCGGCGACCACATTTTTGTGCCACCGCGGGGCAAGACCGTTGCGATTACGGGGGCGGTCAAGCGGCCGGCCTACTACGAAATGAGGGAGGGCGAGACGGTGGCCGACCTGCTTGAATTTGCGGGCGGGCTCAAGCCGAAGGCGTACGCCAAGCGCTTTCAGATTGAGCGCATCGTGCCGTTCTCGGAGCGCGAGTCGCCGTCGGTGGCCCGGAAGGTCATAGACGCCGACCTACAGGCGGTGCGGTCCGATTCCGCACAGGTCTCGCTGGCCGATGGCGACCGGGTGCGCATCCTCTCGCTGACCGAGGCCAAGGATCCAGCGGTGAAGGCCGAGATCGAGGCCGTGCAGGTGACGGGGGCCGTATTTCAGCCGGGGCAGTACGAGCTGGGACAGAACGTGCGCACCGTGAAGGACCTGATTGAGCAGGCCGACGGCCTCACGGGCGATGCGTACCGCGAACAGTCCGATCTCGTGCGCATCGACGATTCGCTGACCCAGACGGCACGTTCTCTGGACCTGGAGGCCGTCATGGCGGACCAGCCGCAAGCCAACCTCGTCCTCCAGCCGGGCGACAGCCTGCACGTGGCCTCCGTGCAAAAGATGCGGGCCGACCGGACGGTCGAGATTACGGGTCAGGTGCGCGATCCCGGCTCGTATCGCTTTCGGGAAGGAATGACGGTCCGGAGCCTTCTCCGAAAAGGGGGCGGGCTGACCGACGAAGAATACCTCAAGGGCGTCTTTCTCGGTCGCGCCGACCTGTTTCGCGTGTCGGCGAACGGCGAGAAGGAGCGCGTCATTCCCTTTCATCTTGGCGATGCGCTGGACGGAGAGGGAATGGCGTCTCGTACACTCCGGCCGGACGACGAGATTCGCATTTATCCGGCCACCGTTGAGCGTCTCGACGAGAAGTTTGTGCAGGTGAGTGGGGCCGTGCGCGACACCGGACGGTACACATACCGCGACAACATGACCCTCAAGGACCTCATCCTGCAGGCGAATGGGTTTACAGAGGGCGCCTCCCTGCAGGAAGTCGAGGTGACGCGTATGGTGGAGAAGAAAGGACAGGAAACCCTCCGGGCAAACACCATCAGTGTGCCCCTCGTGGAGGAGGGAACGGATCCGGAAGACGTCGACTTTTCGGTGGGGGACACGACCGAAGCCCTGCAGGCCGCCGCCGCGTTCCGGCTTCAGCACCGGGACCGCGTCTTCGTTCGGAAAGACCCGTCGTTCCAGCCGCAGCAGACCGTCACGGTGCGGGGCGAGGTGCGATATCCGGGTGAGTATACGCTTCTACAGAATAAGGAGCGGTTGTCCAGCGTCATTGAGCGCGCCGGCGGCATCCGGTCGAGTGGGTACCTGAAAGGCGGGCGCCTGCTGCGCGAGACCGAAGGCTCGGAAGACTTCTTCGCGCGGCGGTCCGGCGAGCAGGTGATCGTCGAGATGAAGCGCGCCGTGCAGGGGGATCCGGAGGAGGACGTGATCGTGCAGCCGGGCGACGAGATCGTTATCCCGACCCAGCCCAACACCGTGGCGATTCGGGGCAACGTGGCGAATGAGGGCCTCTTGAAGCACGAGGAGGGACGACGCGTAGAGTACTATCTGGAGCGGGCCGGCGGCGTGCGGCCCAATACGGAAGCCATCTTCCTGACCCAGGCGTCGGGCGCTACGTTCCAGGTCGACGCCGGCTGGTTCCGGCGGACCCCCACCGTGGACGACGGGGCCGTCATCCGGGTGGAGAAAGAGCCGGAGCGGGAGGAGCCGATCGACTACTCCGAGATTGCCTCCAACGTGACCTCGATCCTGTCGAGCGCCCTGACGGTCCTGGTGCTCGCAACGCGGGTGTTTAACTAA